In the genome of Apodemus sylvaticus chromosome 2, mApoSyl1.1, whole genome shotgun sequence, one region contains:
- the Asb10 gene encoding ankyrin repeat and SOCS box protein 10 isoform X1, whose amino-acid sequence MLMSWSPEACRDPGEPQGGRHSLCARLLEKPDRGPEAHLEPGPGPIITRTASGPALAFWQAVLAGDADSVSRILSNSSTGLPPDAIFDTSDPERWRDYRFNIRALRLWSLTYEEELTTPLHVAASRGHTEVLRLLLRRRAKPDSAPGGRTALHEACSAGHAACVHVLLVAGADPNIPDQDGKRPLHLCRGPGVLECVELLLKFGAQVDGRSEDEEETPLHIAARLGHVELAELLLRWGACPDVRNSEGWTPLLTACDARCQSPRDAEATTNRCFQLCRLLLSVGADADAANQDKQRPLHLACRHGHSAVVQLLLSCGVSANAMDYGGHTPLHCALLGPTMAMAHSPEHMVRDLLNHGAVRVWPGALPKVLGRWCMSPRTIEVLMNTYCVVQLPEEAKGLVPPEILQKHQEFYSSLFALVRQPRSLQHLCRCALRGHLEGFLPHALPRLPLPPRMLRYLQLDFEDVLY is encoded by the exons ATGCTCATGAGCTGGTCCCCAGAGGCGTGCAGGGACCCGGGAGAGCCTCAGGGTGGCAGACACAGCCTCTGTGCCAGGCTCTTAGAGAAGCCGGACAGGGGCCCCGAGGCGCACCTAGAGCCTGGCCCGGGACCTATCATCACCCGCACGGCCTCAGGACCTGCCCTGGCCTTCTGGCAGGCGGTGCTTGCTGGGGACGCGGACTCTGTCTCTCGAATCCTCTCGAACTCTAGCACTGGTCTGCCTCCTGATGCCATCTTTGATACCAGCGACCCAGAGCGATGGAGAGATTACCGCTTCAACATCCGAGCTCTGA GACTCTGGTCTCTGACATACGAAGAGGAGCTGACCACTCCACTGCACGTGGCAGCCAGCCGTGGCCACACTGAGGTTCTTCGGCTGCTGCTGAGGCGTCGGGCAAAGCCGGATAGTGCCCCCGGGGGCCGCACTGCCCTGCACGAGGCCTGCTCTGCAGGGCATGCTGCCTGTGTCCACGTGCTGTTGGTGGCTGGCGCAGACCCCAACATCCCTGACCAGGATGGCAAACGACCTTTGCACCTCTGCCGGGGGCCTGGTGTTCTTGA GTGTGTGGAGTTGCTCCTGAAGTTTGGGGCACAAGTGGACGGTCGATCCGAAGATGAAGAAGAGACCCCTTTGCACATAGCTGCCCGGCTTGGCCACGTGGAACTAGCAGAGCTGCTTCTGAGATGGGGTGCGTGTCCCGATGTGCGCAATTCTGAAGGCTGGACGCCACTGCTGACTGCCTGTGACGCCCGCTGCCAATCCCCAAGGGATGCGGAGGCCACCACCAACCGCTGTTTTCAACTGTGCCGCTTGCTGCTGTCGGTGGGGGCAGATGCTGACGCTGCCAACCAGGACAAGCAGCGGCCCCTGCACCTGGCCTGCCGTCACGGCCACTCAGCTGTCGTACAGCTGCTCCTGTCCTGTGGCGTCAGCGCCAATGCCATGGACTATGGGGGACACACGCCTCTTCACTGTGCTCTGCTTGGTCCGACTATGGCGATGGCCCACAGCCCTGAACACATGGTGCGAGATCTGCTCAATCACGGTGCTGTCCGAGTGTGGCCAGGGGCACTTCCCAAG GTGCTAGGTCGCTGGTGCATGTCCCCACGGACCATCGAGGTCCTGATGAACACATACTGCGTAGTTCAGCTTCCTGAGGAGGCCAAGGGCTTAGTGCCACCTGAGATTCTACAG AAGCACCAGGAATTCTACTCTTCCCTCTTTGCCTTGGTGAGGCAGCCCAGGTCACTGCAGCATCTCTGCCGCTGTGCACTCCGCGGTCACCTGGAGGGCTTCCTGCCCCACGCACTACCTCGGCTTCCCCTGCCTCCGCGCATGCTCCGCTACCTGCAGCTGGACTTTGAGGACGTGCTTTACTAG
- the Asb10 gene encoding ankyrin repeat and SOCS box protein 10 isoform X3 yields the protein MLMSWSPEACRDPGEPQGGRHSLCARLLEKPDRGPEAHLEPGPGPIITRTASGPALAFWQAVLAGDADSVSRILSNSSTGLPPDAIFDTSDPERWRDYRFNIRALRLWSLTYEEELTTPLHVAASRGHTEVLRLLLRRRAKPDSAPGGRTALHEACSAGHAACVHVLLVAGADPNIPDQDGKRPLHLCRGPGVLECVELLLKFGAQVDGRSEDEEETPLHIAARLGHVELAELLLRWGACPDVRNSEGWTPLLTACDARCQSPRDAEATTNRCFQLCRLLLSVGADADAANQDKQRPLHLACRHGHSAVVQLLLSCGVSANAMDYGGHTPLHCALLGPTMAMAHSPEHMVRDLLNHGAVRVWPGALPKKHQEFYSSLFALVRQPRSLQHLCRCALRGHLEGFLPHALPRLPLPPRMLRYLQLDFEDVLY from the exons ATGCTCATGAGCTGGTCCCCAGAGGCGTGCAGGGACCCGGGAGAGCCTCAGGGTGGCAGACACAGCCTCTGTGCCAGGCTCTTAGAGAAGCCGGACAGGGGCCCCGAGGCGCACCTAGAGCCTGGCCCGGGACCTATCATCACCCGCACGGCCTCAGGACCTGCCCTGGCCTTCTGGCAGGCGGTGCTTGCTGGGGACGCGGACTCTGTCTCTCGAATCCTCTCGAACTCTAGCACTGGTCTGCCTCCTGATGCCATCTTTGATACCAGCGACCCAGAGCGATGGAGAGATTACCGCTTCAACATCCGAGCTCTGA GACTCTGGTCTCTGACATACGAAGAGGAGCTGACCACTCCACTGCACGTGGCAGCCAGCCGTGGCCACACTGAGGTTCTTCGGCTGCTGCTGAGGCGTCGGGCAAAGCCGGATAGTGCCCCCGGGGGCCGCACTGCCCTGCACGAGGCCTGCTCTGCAGGGCATGCTGCCTGTGTCCACGTGCTGTTGGTGGCTGGCGCAGACCCCAACATCCCTGACCAGGATGGCAAACGACCTTTGCACCTCTGCCGGGGGCCTGGTGTTCTTGA GTGTGTGGAGTTGCTCCTGAAGTTTGGGGCACAAGTGGACGGTCGATCCGAAGATGAAGAAGAGACCCCTTTGCACATAGCTGCCCGGCTTGGCCACGTGGAACTAGCAGAGCTGCTTCTGAGATGGGGTGCGTGTCCCGATGTGCGCAATTCTGAAGGCTGGACGCCACTGCTGACTGCCTGTGACGCCCGCTGCCAATCCCCAAGGGATGCGGAGGCCACCACCAACCGCTGTTTTCAACTGTGCCGCTTGCTGCTGTCGGTGGGGGCAGATGCTGACGCTGCCAACCAGGACAAGCAGCGGCCCCTGCACCTGGCCTGCCGTCACGGCCACTCAGCTGTCGTACAGCTGCTCCTGTCCTGTGGCGTCAGCGCCAATGCCATGGACTATGGGGGACACACGCCTCTTCACTGTGCTCTGCTTGGTCCGACTATGGCGATGGCCCACAGCCCTGAACACATGGTGCGAGATCTGCTCAATCACGGTGCTGTCCGAGTGTGGCCAGGGGCACTTCCCAAG AAGCACCAGGAATTCTACTCTTCCCTCTTTGCCTTGGTGAGGCAGCCCAGGTCACTGCAGCATCTCTGCCGCTGTGCACTCCGCGGTCACCTGGAGGGCTTCCTGCCCCACGCACTACCTCGGCTTCCCCTGCCTCCGCGCATGCTCCGCTACCTGCAGCTGGACTTTGAGGACGTGCTTTACTAG